A region of the Lycium barbarum isolate Lr01 chromosome 1, ASM1917538v2, whole genome shotgun sequence genome:
TTGGGCGTGGTGTTCACATTTTGCTGATATTCCAGCACTACTTATTCTCTTTTGCGTGAAGAAGCTACGGACATCTCATCTCATTGAtctaacttgaggttgaattgtgCAAAAGCATTAGCAGCATGCAATTAAACTCAAGGGAAGGCAAGGACAAAAGAGATGCCATTTACCCTGAGACATCCTTATGTTATGCACATTCAGTGGCTTCATTATCCTTCTTCGTTTTTATTCTAGTAAAGTGGCCTTGGAAGCTAATTTGGAAGGTCAAAGTCCCTAATAAGGTATCCTGTTTAACATGGCTAGTGGTCAGAAGAGCTTGCTTAACTCATGAAGCTTTACAAAGAAGAGGTACAGAGATTTGCTCGAGGTGTTTTATGTGGGATTAAGAAGCAGAGGTCAATGGTCATTTGTTTTTGCATTGCAAAACAGCTGTAAATCTGTGGAACATGTTCTTGTGTATACTTGGGGTGAGTTGGGTAATGCCCAAGACCACTTTTGGATTGTTGAGCAGCTGGAAAGGAATTGCAAGAAGAGGGGCTAAGGAAGACTGGTGGAAAGAGTATCCCAGCATGCATTTGGTGGACTTTATGGAAAGAAAGAAATGCAAGATGTTTTGATGGGACAAGCAACAACAATCAGAAGATCAAGATGAAATGTCTCAGTCTACTTTACTTTTGGTGTAAACAAGATATGGTGGGGGAAGTAGAAACTTTAGTTCATTTCATAGGACAACTGTAAAGTTTTATTTTTTTGGAAGATAACATCTGCCCACTGTGGGTTGTAAGATCCCACCTCATCACTTTTGAATGATGAGTTTTGTGTGAATATAAAGTTACCtttacctcaaaaaaaaaaaaaaaaaagtaagtggGAAAAGAGGCAAAGCAAACAGAGCTGGAGAGGGATTAAGTTTTTCATTAGAGCGGGAGAGCGATTAAGTTTTTCATTTTTGAAGCTTCCTCCACCATCAAAATGAACTTTAGTTTGTTAGTCTCTGAAAAAGAAAAATCCTTTCTAAGACAGTTCAGAGCACCAGCCCAAATGGTCAACAAGTTAAAACTTCCTCTCCTGATTCACTATCCTGCCTAAAAGATAATTAAACTACTTGGTGATGCCCAAGAAATGGAAACATTGTAGTGTCCCTAAACACCTTGTCTCTTTATTAACCTGACTtctaaaaataagccaaaacGAACTCTAGAACATATTAATTTGGCCCAGAGCAAGAAAAGCATGCAAGAGTGCAATCCTAAGCCTTTTTGATCGGTAAGATATAAATTAAATTCACAAAACATGGAGCACTACGAAAGTGCTGTGAACTGTACGAACAAATAATCCTAAATCTTGATAATATCGACGTCCCAGTCAAATCATCTACCAGTCCAGAGTAAGCAACCTTATTTCAAGAATCTAGGTAGCTTCCTTGCAACTGTCTGAATTAGTTAATTACTCTGTAATTTCATGCAACTGTCCAAAATTACTCTTACTGTAATATGCTAAGGTACCTTATTGGTACGTCATTATTAATAAAATTACCTCACCATTattataaataaaaaatttaaaaacttttACTGTATGATTACAGGATCGACTACTAGATGAATGTCAACATTCATACGCATATGAATCTAACTCAACAGAAGACTTACGAGAATATGTCGGCAGAACTCAGTGACAAAAGCCTGACTACTGAAAATGCGTAACCAATCAGTTTATTTTGCTCAACCAATTGCTAATACTAATAATTGTTTATGGTTTtagaacaaaagaagagaaatcaTTAAAAGCATTTACACAAGCATCATTAGGAGCAAGTATGTCATGTTTCATGACGGAAGTTTCCCAAATGTCTTAATAAAAGCAAAAAGATCAAGATAAACAGATAATGTACCAGAGGTTTTATCCCATTTGCAGCAGCACATGGAAGATCGAAAGATGCAGAAAATATATTTGGCTTTTCCAGAGGAGCAGCATCTTTTACAAAAGGATGCTCCAATAGCTCAGCAGCAGTAGGACGATTTCGCGGCTCACGCTGCAAACACTTCCTCACAAAATCTTTTCCCTCCTCTGAAAGGTCTTCCGGTATTGCTGGGAGTTCTTTACTATTCCCAATCTTAAACATGGCAGCAACCTTTGGGCCATATGACATCAAACACCACATAATACAGGTCAAGGGAATGAACTGGTATTGTAAAACTTGATAGTCCAAAATTTACCAAGGCAAAAAGTCCCACCTTCCAACAAAGTTcaggaaaaaaagaaaagtaaagaGATGCTCCTATTAAGCTTCTCCAGGCCAAAATTGCTTACCCCTTCATATTGGCTCCAAGGAGGCTTTGACGTAGCCATTTCTAAGACGGTGCATCCAAGACTCCATACATCAACAGCAAGGTTGCAGCCACTAGTGTGCTTTATTACCTGAGCCAATTATGAAGAGATGATTTTACATGTTACAGTATAAGTATTGACAATGGAGGTGCACAGCACACAAATCGTCAAAATGCCTAAAGCATATTCTAACCTCAGGTGCCATCCAGTAAGGGCTTCCTTTGAATGATAATGGGCAGGATTGCCCAGTGATCTGCAAATTTGTAATTGAACAATTAAAGACCCAGCTCCATGAATGCAGCTCAACTTTGATGGCAAAGCTTATATGGTTTTCCAGGTACCAAATGCAAATCTTAATGGATCAAATCCTACTTAATCCTTCCAAAAATAAGGAATGAAGTGTAATGCCACAAAGCATAAAACTAGAACATTTTTTATCCATTCCGACAGTGCTAGTCTAATTAGAAGATTAGATGCCACATGATATTTCCAATTATTTACGACCTTCATAGCAATTGGCATCATCTTACTAAATAATGCAGTTAAAAGCCTATGCTTAAACTTACGTGCTTGGCCATTCCGAAGTCTGCCAACTTTATGCGCCCATTTGGATCAACGAGAATATTTGCCCCTTTAATATCTCTGCAAAAGTGCAGATGTTGTCAGGTTATCAGTGCATACAGGTCAAGGAAAGGGTGATATCACAAAAATAATCCAACTAAAGAAATTGGTGTACCTATGCACAGTGTTTTTAGCATGTAAAAACGCAAGCCCCGATAAAATTTGCTGAGTGTAACTACGGATTGCTGTTTCTCCAAATGGACCATAGTCTTGTAAAAGCTTATAAATGGACCCACCAGATACATATTCCAAGTAGATATATAGTTTATCAGTAACCTGATTGAGGAAAACAAGTCAGAAGAAGAGCAAGCTAAAAGATTATTGGAACTTATGAACGGAAACACGTATATAACTCGAATGAAAAGCCCTATAGTTTTTACCTTCTACTCCTTAATCTAATGACTAAGCTTTGGAGTTAGCTATTACAAAAATAGAATAAGAAACCAATACTCTGGAACAATTTGAAGTCTGTTAACCTTACTAACAGTGTTGGCACTGTGACAtgtccaacaacaacaacatacccagtgtattctCACAATTGGGGTccggggagggtaggatgtacccagaccttacccctacctttgtggggtagggaggctgtttccgatagaccctcggctcgagAGAAAAAAAGGATTTGAAGCATGATATCAAGAAGAATATGGCAACAAAGTAGCAAGATAAAAGCAAAAGAAGAAACAGATAGTAGTACACCTCAAAGAAAAGAATCTACGCGATTACTAACTAATACTACGAATAAGGAGAATCACGGTGACATGTTCCTCACCAGAAATTAAAATATAAAGCTAATAGTGTTGGCACTATGACATGTTCCTCAccagaaattaaaataaaaactcTAATTGGAACATCTAGAAATCAATTAACTTTTGAAAACTGACCATCTCTGAGCCATAATACTGGACAATATTTGGATGTCTTAATCGGCTCAACAATGCAATCTCCTGCAAATTACATGAATAGGAGACCATAGTCAAATATGAGCACATCAGGAATACAAAACTCCAGGCTGTCCAAGAAAATAAGACCTAGCAGACTGCTACTTATATGGTAAACCTACCTGTGCCAACTGCTTTGCACTTTCTTTCGACTTTGCATCATCTGAAAATAGGGTCACCTCCTTCATTGCACACATTTCTCCACTATCACTGTAAGCACACACATGGCTAAGCATTaattttcccccttttttctGGGATAAGATGGCCAAGCATTAAACTAGGACATCAGCAATCAATCTTTGACAAGGCAATATGTAAAGATTGAGTTTCTTGTTCACTTGAAAAGGCCCCACACAATGAAATAGGAAACAAAAGAAAATCAAGTGCTGACCGTATTAATATACCTATTAAAACCAACATAAACATGCCCAAATGTGCCTCTACCAAGCAACTTCCCCTTTTTCCAGCGAGAGCCAGGGCTAGAAAGATTCTCTGCTCTACCAGGGCTTCGTGGCACTGAGGGAGATGTTGCAACTGAATTGGAATGAGAAAAGGGTGAAGAGTTAGAAATTGTTAAGGGAGGACGAGGCAAAGGATGACTTTCTGGTTTTGCATCATCAGGCCAACTATTCTGCAGTTCAGATGCTCCACCTCCAGCCCTAGGATGAATAGGTGTGACAGCGCCACTGTGAATTCTTGAGCTAGGTCCAGGACTTGTCATCCTGGGACTAGGAATTGGAGAGTACTCTGGGCTCCCTCTACTAGGCTGCCAAAACAATTGTCCTACCATATCTCCTCCCATGGAATTATGCCCAGAATTCTGACCAGACCCTGGGCTTGAACAATGGCCAGATCCAAGTAAAGGAAGATCCGGGTAAGTCTTCCCTGCCCAAAAAGTAGAACTACTAACTTGCTCGCAGGCAGCAGCTCTCATTGGACTTCTAGAAGGACTTGATATAGAACTATCAGGAGCACTGCAGAGGGCACCATAAGAAGGGATTTGTATACTGGGCAAGTGGCTATTTAAGGGTCGTCTCTTAGGAGATTGAGAAGAGACACGTCCACTTGGAGAAAGATTAACTGGTCCAGTTGCCTCTTTTGTGCTTATTTGTCCAACAGCAGATTGATCCTTAACAGCCAATCTTtgaaaccaaaaaagaaaaataaattatgTCAACCAGGTTGGTATAGTTAGCAAAAGAAAGCGCAAACTAACAAGAGAAATGAATTGTttcaaataagaaaagaaattaaatactTTAGCAGTCAAAAGAATAcattttttaatacacttcatttAAGTGACCTTCAGCATTTGCTTACCTTGGAGGGCTACCCAAGGCAGTCCGGTTACCAGTTTCATAATCAAATGCTAGTGGACTACGTTGGCGTGAATCAGTAGGATCATCACTCTCAATAGAGCACTCACTTGAAATTGATGCAAAGACAAGCTCTCCATCGGCATCTGCAGGGTCCAGTCTGTGCCTGATGCATGCAGGCTTTGGGAGAGGCAGAAACAGGGATGGCCTTGTGCCCTTCTCTACTCTGGGTTTTGCTGATTGACTGATTCCAGAGTCTGTCCGGACTACACTTGCTGGTGGCAAACCTGGAAGTGGAAGTGGTTGGGCTGGAGCTCTTTCAGCAAAGCTTTGACATCTCGCGACATGCTTGGAAGGTGACGACGACCTTGACTGTGCTTGGGACTGAGAACCCTTCTCAGAAGCAATGTCACTGATGTGTCTTCGAGATCCTCCTGATTTACTCGGAGACTTAGCTTCAGCTGGACTCTTAAACTTGCGTTGCAATGCATCAATAAAACTCTCTTTGGTCGCTTTCTTCTTTGCTTCCTTCGAAGATGACTTTCCCCACCATGAAGGCATATTTTCCAGTGCTAAAAGATATACGAAACCAATAAACAATCCACTAAAACAAATTCTTTCAACAAGCTAGACTTACTATATGACAACACATATGCGaagcagaggagagagaaagatGACATCATGAGAACTGGAGCAATAGTTGAAGTGATCTGTCACTATATGTAAGTTATGATCTCCTATTTTTTTTTCAATAGAAACTTCTGAAGATAATATTTTCTCAAAGATATTCCCAAACAGAGACTCCTAACAAGTTATTAGAAACCAAAGGAGCAGTTATAAATGATAGAATCAGTCAACTAGAGCCTAAGTTGCTTGGACCCAGGTGCGGGTGTCTGATACGGGTGTGGATCTAGAGGTTAATTTAAGATTTGGGGGTACGGATCCAATtacggatacgggtgcggggattcggctacAACAATTTAAATAGctaaaaatagagttataaaaATATGTTTAAATTATGAGACATTATGTGAAAAACATACAAGGTATTTCACggagaaaatattgatcaagaggagAATCCCAGAAGGAGATAAAATGAAAAGGACAGACATAGAAATTTCTATATACAAGGTgttccattttcttcaatttcacttTTGTTTTGATTAATTTGTCCAGAGTTTCTCCGTtgattttggtcaaagtatccAGAATCGGTTGACCATATCCGGTAAGGATCCCACACCCATGTCGTGTCGACACGGTGCGGCACcaaaagtgaagagtccgagcaacttagattAGAGCAGCCACCATTGTAATACAACCGTGAAAATCCAATTAAGTCACTTTCCTGACAAAGGATAACATGGAGAATCAAGTAGTGCCAAGTCATTAAGATTCTGGATTAGCATAGCTAAAACGAGACGACCACAACTTGTTTCACCTCCCTATTGTCTAGGTTAGATGATTGTTTCATCACAATTTAATGTTTAGAAGAGTTTGAATTGTAACACCTTAACTTTGCACCTTATCAGTGTATTTACTTTTTCCAGGTAACTTAGCACCTTTATTCTGTCAGCATAAAAAAATTCCTTTTACGGAAGGAAGTTTCTAAAATTCCATTAGAGTAAGTTgcgcggactcttcactttcgttgccgcacccgtgtcggattctccaaaaatgcactacttttggagtatccgacacgcactatttttgaagagtccgtgcAACACATTAGACATCTTTCTCTAAAGAAAAATCTATTAGAAACAAAATAGAAAGTGTATTTAAGATAGACCCCAATGAACCAGTTTAGTGAAACAACTTCCTTCCACCACCAATCTCGCAAACGAGGAATCAAGAATTTACTTCTTTCCCACAAGACCCCAAAATGCACTCATACATCTTTGGAGaaaaagattcaaaaattagACCACTCCACCTGCTTCTACTCCAATTTTTCTGATTTTTCCACTTTAAAGATCTACAATTGccagacttttttttttaataactgtGGTGTTGGAGCCAACTTGCGCGCACCCCGATTATTCCACCGAGTACCTTCTACCAAAGTTGCTCGCACTATGGTGCTGGTATCCGATAAGGGTGCGGATCTAAAGGCCATGTTTTTATCATATAAATTTTAGGATTCGGGGCTACGTCCGAGTGCAGATACGCATGTTGGGATACAGCCAATAAATGTATATTATGACATATAAGGTATATATCTCGATTAATTAAAGCTATTGAACTAAACTAATAAAATTTAATTCTTTATAAACACCTAGATTTTATTCCTAAGATATCTCGTGTAATAACAAAAGATTCTCATACTTTATATAACTAGATATATACGACATAAACCCAAAAATCAAACTAAATACCCAATCAATCTATATTTCCTGGTCATAGCTATAGTCAAAGCAGTGAAGCACCCAAGGTAAGTTGACCTAATCCGGTGTGGATCACACATCCATGTCGTGCCGACACGGGTGCGGCTAGGAATTTGAAGATTCCAAGCAACATAATCTgttacctcccaccagcacaggtaCCAGGTAACCCTACTCACCAAGACTTAAGCacatgggaagaaatcacctagttgtttttttttttggtgtctgTTGGGATTTAAACATTGATCTCTATGGTCTGCACCCCCTTCATTGACCAATAGGTTACACCTTTGGGTGCCTACAGTCATCGGACTTGAGAACTTTCAACTCACCCACAACAAAAGGTTCATGAGATAAACTTGAGTAGACCTTTCCTACCCAATGATGATTGtagcgcccccccccccctccccccctcttCCCTCCCTATTGGAACT
Encoded here:
- the LOC132639347 gene encoding mitogen-activated protein kinase kinase kinase YODA-like; amino-acid sequence: MPSWWGKSSSKEAKKKATKESFIDALQRKFKSPAEAKSPSKSGGSRRHISDIASEKGSQSQAQSRSSSPSKHVARCQSFAERAPAQPLPLPGLPPASVVRTDSGISQSAKPRVEKGTRPSLFLPLPKPACIRHRLDPADADGELVFASISSECSIESDDPTDSRQRSPLAFDYETGNRTALGSPPRLAVKDQSAVGQISTKEATGPVNLSPSGRVSSQSPKRRPLNSHLPSIQIPSYGALCSAPDSSISSPSRSPMRAAACEQVSSSTFWAGKTYPDLPLLGSGHCSSPGSGQNSGHNSMGGDMVGQLFWQPSRGSPEYSPIPSPRMTSPGPSSRIHSGAVTPIHPRAGGGASELQNSWPDDAKPESHPLPRPPLTISNSSPFSHSNSVATSPSVPRSPGRAENLSSPGSRWKKGKLLGRGTFGHVYVGFNSDSGEMCAMKEVTLFSDDAKSKESAKQLAQEIALLSRLRHPNIVQYYGSEMVTDKLYIYLEYVSGGSIYKLLQDYGPFGETAIRSYTQQILSGLAFLHAKNTVHRDIKGANILVDPNGRIKLADFGMAKHITGQSCPLSFKGSPYWMAPEVIKHTSGCNLAVDVWSLGCTVLEMATSKPPWSQYEGVAAMFKIGNSKELPAIPEDLSEEGKDFVRKCLQREPRNRPTAAELLEHPFVKDAAPLEKPNIFSASFDLPCAAANGIKPLGMGSARNCPTPESERLAIHSSRASKSNFRCSDIHIPRNISCPVSPIGSPLLHPRSPQNLNGRMSPSPISSPLNTSGSSTPISGGNGAIPFRYINQSVYLQEARTAPNSPYTNGPSYWDPDVLRGTPSGSHAFQELASIEYDALGKQFGRPATGELSNAQSALANRVSQQLLRDHVKSISSVDLNPCPPLAGRTGGA